The Opitutaceae bacterium genome has a window encoding:
- a CDS encoding FtsX-like permease family protein, translating to MKRLWWIAIMAWRDTRSSRRHLLLYAFAIVLGVAALVSIASFGENLRRALEDQSRALLGADLVVSSSDPFDAEDEAVFTALGGEQAREIAFSSMILFPETGQSRLVSVHAVEKGFPFYGVLKTDPESAAEAFRIGPRVVAEESLLLQFGVGRGSEVQLGTGRFRIEGAVLSVPGESPGAGLVAPRVFLPLDLLEQTDLLRKGSRVTYRVHFRFDDGLVMADRLQPWWPRLKELELSTRTVSDRQRSLGRSYDNLNRFLELIGIVALLLGCVGVASGIHVFIREKLTSVAVLRCLGAPARLTVAVHLVQAAGIGLTGALLGAALAGVVLRILPGVVGEFLVVEVAGGLSGSAVLQGLLVGVGMTVLFALFPLLQVRRVSPLLALRASVEPTRRFWRDPVSLFLALVLLAGVCGFILLRVERLRHGAAFSVGILVTFGLLTLVGWLLMKAARHLVPRRAPYVVRQGLANLHRPNNRTLLVILALGLGTFLVTTLSLLQGMLVGQIDGTVAEDESNMILFDIQPDQRDGVAGLLEANRAPLIEEAPVVTMRLTAINGRTVDEIRKDRERGVPRWVLYREYRSTFRSSLSPTEKLVSGEWIQEWTGDPVSEPVPISLEAGIAEDMKVGLGDRLDFDLQGVPVGCVVRSLREVDWKRVRPNFFVVFPVGPIDAAPWFMIMSTRVADSRASADLQRQLVETYPNVSAIDLRLILETVNGILEKMSLVFRVLSLFTVATGLIVLAGSVLAGRFQRLRENVLLRTLGASRRQVGWIEVAEYALLGLLAAGTGSMLAWFGAWAVGRFVFDLGGLPGLGPALAACGIVPALTVLIGWLTGIRSLNHPPLEVLRGE from the coding sequence ATGAAGCGGCTCTGGTGGATCGCCATCATGGCCTGGCGCGATACCCGTTCATCGCGGCGGCACCTCCTCCTCTATGCCTTTGCCATCGTGCTTGGGGTGGCGGCCCTCGTCTCCATCGCCTCGTTTGGGGAGAATCTGCGCCGTGCGCTCGAGGACCAGTCGCGGGCCTTGCTGGGAGCCGACCTGGTTGTCTCTTCCAGCGATCCCTTCGATGCGGAGGACGAGGCGGTTTTCACCGCTCTCGGCGGGGAACAGGCCCGCGAGATCGCGTTCTCGTCGATGATCCTCTTCCCCGAAACCGGTCAGTCCCGATTGGTGTCGGTTCATGCGGTGGAAAAGGGTTTCCCGTTCTATGGAGTTCTGAAAACCGATCCGGAATCCGCTGCGGAAGCCTTCCGGATCGGACCCCGGGTGGTGGCGGAGGAGAGTCTGCTCCTGCAGTTCGGGGTGGGCCGCGGGAGCGAGGTGCAACTGGGTACCGGGCGGTTCCGGATCGAAGGCGCCGTCTTGAGCGTGCCGGGGGAATCTCCCGGGGCCGGGCTGGTTGCGCCCCGGGTTTTCCTTCCCCTCGATCTATTGGAACAGACCGATCTTTTGCGCAAGGGAAGCCGGGTGACTTACCGGGTCCATTTTCGTTTTGATGATGGACTGGTCATGGCGGATCGGCTGCAACCCTGGTGGCCGCGCTTGAAGGAATTGGAGTTGTCCACGCGCACGGTCAGCGACCGTCAACGCAGTCTGGGTCGATCCTATGACAACCTGAACCGCTTCCTGGAGTTGATCGGCATCGTCGCGCTCCTGTTGGGTTGTGTCGGGGTGGCCAGCGGGATCCATGTCTTTATCCGGGAAAAGCTGACCTCGGTGGCGGTCCTCCGTTGTCTGGGTGCGCCCGCTCGACTGACGGTCGCGGTCCACCTCGTCCAGGCGGCGGGGATCGGGTTGACCGGGGCGCTCCTCGGGGCGGCCCTGGCCGGGGTGGTTCTGCGGATCCTTCCCGGGGTGGTCGGAGAATTCCTGGTCGTTGAGGTTGCCGGTGGCCTTTCCGGTTCGGCGGTCCTGCAGGGTCTGCTGGTCGGCGTCGGCATGACCGTGCTCTTCGCACTCTTTCCCCTGCTCCAGGTCCGCCGGGTTTCCCCCCTTCTCGCATTGAGGGCTTCCGTCGAGCCGACGCGGCGCTTCTGGCGGGATCCGGTTTCCCTGTTCCTCGCCCTGGTCCTTCTGGCCGGGGTTTGCGGCTTCATCCTTCTGCGGGTGGAGCGGTTGCGGCATGGCGCGGCCTTCTCCGTGGGAATCCTCGTCACCTTCGGCCTGCTCACCCTGGTCGGCTGGTTGCTGATGAAGGCGGCCCGTCATCTCGTGCCGCGGCGGGCACCCTACGTCGTCCGGCAGGGACTCGCCAATCTCCACCGGCCCAATAACCGGACCCTGCTGGTCATCCTGGCCCTGGGTCTCGGCACCTTTCTCGTGACCACCCTGAGCCTCCTCCAGGGAATGCTGGTCGGACAGATCGATGGCACCGTGGCCGAAGACGAGTCGAACATGATTCTCTTCGACATCCAGCCGGATCAGCGTGACGGAGTGGCCGGGTTGCTTGAGGCAAACCGGGCGCCCCTGATCGAGGAGGCACCCGTGGTGACGATGCGGCTGACCGCGATCAACGGCCGAACGGTCGATGAAATCCGCAAGGACCGGGAGCGCGGGGTGCCGCGCTGGGTGCTCTACCGTGAATACCGATCGACCTTCCGCTCCTCCCTCAGCCCGACCGAGAAGCTTGTATCCGGAGAATGGATTCAGGAGTGGACGGGGGATCCGGTCTCGGAGCCGGTTCCGATCTCGCTGGAGGCCGGCATCGCCGAGGATATGAAGGTGGGTCTCGGCGACCGGCTGGACTTCGATCTTCAGGGGGTTCCGGTCGGGTGTGTCGTCAGGAGTCTGCGGGAGGTCGACTGGAAACGGGTCCGCCCGAATTTCTTCGTCGTCTTCCCGGTCGGCCCGATCGATGCCGCGCCCTGGTTCATGATCATGTCGACCCGGGTGGCGGACAGCCGGGCATCGGCCGACCTCCAGCGTCAACTGGTCGAGACCTACCCCAATGTTTCGGCCATCGACCTCCGGCTCATCCTCGAGACGGTCAACGGCATCCTGGAGAAGATGTCCCTTGTCTTCCGGGTCCTTTCGCTTTTCACCGTCGCGACCGGCCTCATCGTCCTGGCGGGCTCGGTCCTGGCCGGGCGGTTTCAGCGGTTGCGGGAAAACGTGCTGCTGCGGACTCTGGGAGCCTCCCGCCGGCAGGTTGGGTGGATCGAGGTGGCGGAATACGCCCTGCTCGGCCTGTTGGCCGCCGGCACCGGCTCGATGCTGGCCTGGTTTGGCGCATGGGCCGTCGGCCGCTTCGTCTTTGACCTGGGGGGCCTTCCCGGGCTCGGACCGGCTCTCGCCGCCTGCGGGATCGTGCCGGCGCTGACCGTGCTGATCGGCTGGCTGACCGGGATCCGTTCCCTCAATCACCCTCCGCTGGAAGTCCTGAGGGGAGAGTGA
- a CDS encoding NUDIX hydrolase, which yields MPLLELLQSCEPTHPDDPAIRERFIRFVKAHPDCLERSLQVGHVTASAWVVDSTRSMVLLVHHRKLDRWLQPGGHVDGCAETELSARREVLEETGLSDLVRCGPLPFDLDIHPIPGHGTTPAHHHYDIRYAFRLTGDQSLVVSEESHEVAWAPIDRLEDYDPDPSLLRMRTKWLAVAPGLPD from the coding sequence ATGCCCCTGCTCGAGCTTCTCCAGTCCTGCGAACCCACCCACCCGGACGACCCGGCCATTCGTGAACGCTTCATCCGATTCGTCAAGGCCCACCCCGACTGCCTGGAACGCTCCCTCCAGGTCGGTCATGTCACCGCCTCGGCCTGGGTTGTCGACTCAACCCGGTCCATGGTCCTGCTGGTGCATCATCGCAAACTCGACCGCTGGCTCCAGCCCGGCGGACATGTCGACGGGTGCGCCGAAACCGAGCTGAGCGCCCGTCGCGAAGTCCTCGAAGAAACCGGCCTCTCCGATCTGGTCCGTTGCGGGCCGCTGCCCTTCGACCTGGATATCCATCCCATTCCCGGACACGGAACGACCCCCGCCCACCACCATTACGACATTCGTTACGCCTTCCGGCTGACCGGAGACCAATCCCTGGTCGTGAGCGAGGAATCCCACGAAGTCGCCTGGGCGCCCATCGATCGACTCGAGGATTACGACCCCGATCCCTCCCTCCTGCGCATGCGGACAAAATGGCTGGCGGTGGCGCCGGGATTGCCGGATTAG
- the dinB gene encoding DNA polymerase IV codes for MRKIIHLDMDCFYAAIEVRDHPELRGHPVAVGGDRDRRGVLTTCNYEARAFGVRSAMPTFMALQKCPHLIVVPVRFDAYRYESRRVRSLMQDYTSLIEPLSLDEAYLDVSHLPRPAAEVAGELRRRIYRTTGLTASAGIATNKLLAKIASDWNKPNGQHEIRPEDVAAFMQTLPVRRVWGIGPVAAARLQSLGITTCGEMQQMTALELQQLFGRFGTELYDLCRGRDDREVETNRERKSLSTERTFRVDLETLGECQTRLEPMVEELLDDLRHHRDGPPVAKAFVKLKFADFSRTTVERTGLEPTLDTFAHLLAEGFGRSGQPVRLLGVGVRFAEPGPAAPTAIQLEFDNLFED; via the coding sequence ATGCGCAAGATCATCCACCTCGATATGGACTGTTTCTACGCGGCTATCGAGGTCCGCGACCATCCCGAGCTTCGCGGTCATCCGGTAGCAGTGGGGGGAGACCGCGATCGCCGGGGCGTGCTGACGACCTGCAATTACGAAGCCCGGGCCTTTGGAGTCCGTTCGGCCATGCCGACGTTCATGGCACTGCAGAAATGCCCCCACCTGATCGTTGTCCCTGTCCGTTTCGACGCCTACCGCTACGAATCCCGCCGGGTCCGTTCGCTGATGCAGGATTACACCTCACTGATCGAGCCGCTTTCCCTCGACGAGGCCTATCTCGATGTCTCCCACCTCCCTCGTCCCGCCGCCGAAGTGGCCGGAGAGCTCCGCCGGAGAATCTACCGGACCACCGGCCTGACCGCTTCCGCCGGAATAGCCACGAACAAGCTCCTCGCCAAGATTGCCAGCGACTGGAACAAACCCAACGGCCAGCATGAAATCCGGCCGGAGGATGTCGCCGCCTTCATGCAGACCCTCCCGGTCAGACGCGTCTGGGGGATCGGTCCGGTCGCCGCCGCCCGGCTCCAATCACTGGGCATCACCACTTGCGGCGAGATGCAGCAGATGACGGCCCTCGAACTGCAACAGCTCTTCGGCCGGTTCGGAACCGAGCTCTATGACCTCTGTCGCGGCCGGGACGATCGGGAGGTCGAAACCAACCGTGAACGCAAGTCCCTCAGCACTGAAAGGACCTTCCGGGTCGACCTGGAGACCCTCGGGGAATGTCAGACCCGCCTTGAACCGATGGTTGAGGAGCTGCTCGACGACCTCCGCCACCACCGGGACGGGCCACCGGTCGCCAAGGCATTCGTCAAACTCAAGTTCGCCGACTTCAGCCGGACAACCGTGGAGCGAACCGGTCTCGAACCCACCCTCGACACTTTCGCCCACCTTCTGGCCGAGGGTTTTGGCCGCAGCGGACAACCCGTCCGCCTGCTCGGAGTCGGCGTGCGCTTCGCCGAACCCGGACCGGCGGCACCGACCGCCATCCAGCTCGAATTCGACAATCTCTTTGAGGATTGA
- a CDS encoding PAS domain S-box protein gives MVAARSGQGYHPSCSTRTPHPETTSILERTAFREVAENLPDTVVLTDAEGRITWTNQAFHDLCGHSRSAVRNRKPGSFLQGPETDPETVARVRSAIRERRPVNAELLNYHQDGRPYWVSLRITPLRNQTGEVDGFIAIEREVTRAHNREHSLEHQVAELYTALIGLVDPTQAPQSV, from the coding sequence ATTGTTGCAGCCCGGTCGGGTCAAGGTTACCATCCCAGCTGTTCTACCCGAACCCCTCATCCGGAGACAACCTCCATACTGGAGCGAACTGCTTTCAGGGAAGTCGCAGAAAACCTGCCCGACACGGTCGTCCTGACCGATGCCGAGGGCCGCATCACCTGGACCAACCAGGCCTTTCACGACCTCTGCGGCCATTCCCGCTCCGCGGTCAGGAACCGCAAGCCCGGTTCCTTTCTACAGGGTCCCGAGACCGATCCGGAAACGGTGGCACGGGTCCGATCCGCCATTCGCGAACGGCGCCCGGTCAACGCCGAACTGCTCAACTACCACCAGGATGGAAGGCCCTACTGGGTGTCCCTGCGGATCACCCCGCTGCGAAACCAAACCGGCGAGGTCGACGGATTCATCGCGATTGAGAGGGAAGTGACCAGGGCTCACAACCGGGAACATTCTCTCGAACACCAGGTGGCCGAGCTCTACACCGCCCTGATCGGTCTGGTCGACCCGACCCAGGCGCCTCAATCCGTCTGA
- a CDS encoding RNA methyltransferase has protein sequence MLSKASVQKLRGYSRKKLRVAEGRCLVEGWRSLEAALDAGIAIEWLLETGGRTIEADRVGLLERLRERAVRVEVASSAQMRQITHSVTPPELAGLVSWSPRGPVELGTGITTGAVSCGVSGPLVVVVADGVGDPGNLGTLIRTADWFGAAGFFAGPGSVELTNPKVVQATMGSLFQLPVGTGDSTVDFIEALRVDGFSVASLELGGATDVRSINWPDKLVLVVGNEARGVSPEVRARADFRAMIPRFGHAESLNAAASVAVVLGQIRLGGRSG, from the coding sequence ATGTTGTCAAAGGCTTCGGTTCAGAAACTACGCGGTTATTCCCGCAAGAAGCTGCGGGTGGCGGAGGGACGTTGCCTGGTCGAAGGCTGGCGCTCGCTCGAGGCCGCGTTGGATGCGGGTATAGCCATCGAGTGGCTGCTGGAAACCGGGGGGCGGACGATCGAGGCAGACCGGGTGGGCCTGCTCGAGCGGCTGCGTGAACGGGCGGTCAGGGTGGAGGTTGCTTCGAGTGCGCAGATGCGCCAGATCACCCATTCGGTGACGCCCCCCGAGTTGGCGGGGTTGGTGTCCTGGTCGCCTCGTGGCCCCGTGGAGTTGGGCACCGGGATAACGACTGGTGCGGTTTCCTGCGGGGTGAGCGGACCGCTCGTCGTGGTGGTTGCGGACGGGGTGGGTGATCCGGGAAACCTGGGCACGCTTATCCGGACGGCCGACTGGTTCGGAGCAGCCGGTTTCTTCGCAGGTCCGGGATCGGTGGAGTTGACCAACCCGAAGGTGGTTCAGGCAACCATGGGGTCGCTCTTCCAGCTTCCTGTCGGAACGGGTGACTCGACGGTCGATTTCATCGAAGCCCTGCGGGTGGATGGATTTTCCGTGGCCAGCCTCGAACTGGGAGGAGCGACGGATGTTCGGTCGATCAACTGGCCGGACAAGCTGGTCCTGGTGGTGGGAAATGAGGCTCGCGGCGTGTCGCCTGAGGTCCGCGCGAGGGCTGACTTTCGGGCCATGATTCCCCGCTTTGGCCATGCGGAGTCCCTCAACGCCGCCGCTTCGGTTGCCGTCGTGCTGGGTCAGATCAGGTTGGGCGGTAGGTCCGGATAG
- a CDS encoding sigma-70 family RNA polymerase sigma factor encodes MADPYRNGTWKSWFDAYGSKLVLYARQWVQTPADAEDVVQDGFVRFWKSDARKDVDAVALLYASVRRAGLDHLRKNRRRSAREERSQVGEDTCLPASKTGLEERERADAVETALRGLPGDQREVVVLKIWGELTFQQIATAMEIPANTAASRYRYALTALRKNLNSDVIT; translated from the coding sequence ATGGCTGATCCCTACAGAAACGGAACCTGGAAGAGCTGGTTTGACGCCTACGGGTCGAAGCTGGTGCTTTATGCCCGCCAGTGGGTGCAGACGCCGGCGGATGCCGAGGACGTGGTTCAGGACGGGTTTGTCCGCTTCTGGAAATCCGACGCACGAAAGGACGTCGACGCCGTGGCGCTTCTTTACGCTTCCGTACGACGGGCCGGCCTGGACCATCTGCGCAAGAACCGCAGGAGGAGCGCCCGCGAGGAACGCTCCCAGGTCGGCGAGGATACCTGCCTTCCGGCGTCCAAGACCGGCCTCGAGGAGCGGGAGCGGGCGGATGCCGTGGAGACCGCACTCCGGGGTCTGCCCGGGGATCAGCGCGAGGTGGTCGTCCTGAAGATCTGGGGGGAACTCACCTTTCAGCAGATTGCCACCGCCATGGAGATACCTGCCAATACGGCGGCATCCCGCTACCGCTATGCCCTGACCGCCCTGCGGAAAAATCTGAACTCCGATGTCATTACCTGA
- a CDS encoding PDZ domain-containing protein translates to MRTYKRTVAAILGSGIVITWGLANEDGDRNSSASTSFDSSASTSVNATATHDPVPTEPVTFLGVEVREVDPVLVDHLDLDEGVGLVVERVTDDSPASRAGLQENDILVKMGDQLLITPRQFTVLVRRERPDAEVAFEILRKGKRSTIRAALETREVPIRRAFDWIQGTRLPVFDLPLPPVPPEAGHFEDIINDELVPFESGAGRRIVAIDPRRKMVFRDRAGTVEVEIDGPERVVVIKDDQGNVVYQGDGSPDHHLPPEVKARMEKLDVRVEGDLDRLPHPPIIDVIKNPAAPTI, encoded by the coding sequence ATGAGAACATACAAACGAACAGTCGCGGCGATCCTCGGCAGCGGGATCGTCATTACCTGGGGGCTGGCCAACGAGGATGGGGACCGGAATTCCAGCGCCTCCACCTCCTTTGATTCCAGCGCCTCAACGTCGGTCAACGCCACCGCGACTCACGACCCGGTTCCGACCGAACCGGTAACCTTCCTGGGTGTCGAAGTCCGGGAGGTCGACCCTGTCCTGGTCGACCATCTCGACCTCGACGAGGGTGTCGGACTGGTGGTGGAGCGGGTGACCGACGACAGCCCGGCCTCACGGGCCGGTCTTCAGGAGAACGATATCCTGGTGAAGATGGGCGACCAGTTGCTCATCACCCCACGTCAGTTCACCGTCCTTGTGCGCCGCGAGAGACCGGACGCTGAGGTGGCATTTGAAATCCTCCGCAAAGGCAAGCGGTCGACGATTCGGGCTGCGCTTGAGACCCGTGAGGTGCCCATCCGAAGGGCTTTCGACTGGATCCAGGGTACTCGTCTGCCGGTCTTCGACCTGCCGCTTCCGCCGGTGCCGCCTGAAGCCGGGCACTTCGAGGATATCATTAACGACGAGCTTGTTCCTTTTGAGAGCGGCGCAGGCCGCAGGATCGTCGCGATCGATCCGAGGCGGAAGATGGTCTTCAGGGACAGAGCGGGTACAGTGGAGGTGGAGATCGACGGCCCCGAGAGAGTCGTCGTGATCAAGGACGATCAGGGAAACGTGGTTTACCAAGGCGATGGTTCGCCCGACCATCACCTGCCGCCGGAGGTCAAAGCCCGTATGGAAAAACTGGATGTGCGGGTGGAGGGTGATCTGGATCGTTTGCCGCACCCGCCGATCATCGACGTGATCAAGAACCCCGCGGCCCCGACAATCTGA
- a CDS encoding aldo/keto reductase: MKTRAIARTGWKISEIGLGCWGLGGQYGEVDRGTALKTVRTALEQGINFFDTADAYGLEPGTSESIVGEALSSVRDEVVIATKVGNWARRLGHPFGYTHPLHVVACCDASLYRLKTDVIDLYQCHIGDLGEPDVFLEAFERLTRAGKIRAYGISTNRLDVLERFNREGQCTSCQLDYSLLNRSPEKDLLPYCLEHRIATLIRGPLAQGILTGKYDSDSVFTDSVRSGWNEGEGRAGYLRKLEAMKSYAALAENRTWTEAALVGVLHHPAVTSVIPGAKSPEQVLQQVKASGQDLTAMEKTGLDLA, encoded by the coding sequence ATGAAAACTCGTGCGATTGCCAGAACCGGATGGAAGATCAGTGAAATCGGCCTGGGCTGCTGGGGGCTTGGAGGTCAGTATGGGGAGGTCGACCGAGGCACTGCGCTCAAGACCGTGAGGACCGCCCTCGAGCAGGGAATCAATTTCTTCGACACCGCCGACGCCTATGGGCTCGAACCGGGCACCAGCGAGAGCATCGTCGGCGAAGCCCTGTCCAGCGTCCGCGACGAGGTCGTCATCGCCACCAAGGTTGGCAACTGGGCACGGCGCCTCGGCCACCCCTTCGGCTACACCCACCCGCTGCACGTCGTGGCCTGCTGCGACGCCAGTCTTTATCGCCTGAAGACCGATGTGATCGACCTCTACCAATGCCATATCGGAGACCTCGGGGAACCTGACGTCTTCCTCGAAGCCTTCGAACGCCTGACCCGGGCGGGCAAAATCCGTGCTTACGGCATCTCGACCAATCGTCTCGATGTGCTCGAGCGCTTCAACCGCGAAGGCCAATGCACCAGCTGTCAACTCGACTACAGCCTGCTCAACCGATCGCCGGAGAAGGACCTTCTTCCCTATTGTCTGGAGCATCGCATCGCCACCCTGATCCGCGGTCCCCTCGCCCAGGGCATCCTGACCGGAAAATACGACTCCGATTCGGTCTTTACGGATTCCGTGCGTTCCGGCTGGAACGAGGGCGAAGGCCGGGCAGGCTATCTTCGCAAGCTCGAAGCCATGAAGTCGTATGCCGCCCTGGCCGAGAACCGAACCTGGACGGAGGCCGCCCTCGTCGGCGTGCTCCATCACCCGGCTGTCACCTCCGTCATCCCCGGCGCCAAGAGCCCGGAGCAGGTCCTCCAGCAGGTGAAAGCCTCCGGTCAGGATCTGACCGCCATGGAAAAGACCGGACTTGACCTGGCCTGA
- a CDS encoding AarF/UbiB family protein produces the protein MKPFELFSNAVRAKEIAAVLVRNGFADLLQRANPPPWLLHLLDSSPRPRRSIWERVRIVAEELGPTSVKLGQMMSMRPDLFPEELVHELRKLQDAVRAEPFEVMGPVLEEDLGMPIDEFFSEFDRTPVASASIGQVYRARMRSSGVEVAVKVQRPSIARRIEADFDILYWFAEKVHEGVADLKPYDLPGILQELRRAVNRELDYRNEARNALFFNIQNPDTEHVFAPRVYEDYSTETILITEWVDGVRIEDLPVPSELASSIALHGAHSLFNQVLIQGFFHADPHAGNLKVTRDGRLCFLDWGQAGQLTRQMRFDLIDLFGAFLKGDAEQVARIAADLPRSSGRFNRSAIEKEIMFAIRENFNPETGKGQVGRALLRMFHIFGQNGIAVGRDYSLMAKAILSIEEAGLTLEPGFSFNRVFQPVLADVHRERRRPFGVLKGLQRSFMVGLTRMQDIPAELHRILKRIESDDITVNFQHRGLEDLDEALNEASNKITLGVILAALLVASSLIITTGIKPLLFGYPALGMVGYLLSAIVGIWTVYDILRSGKKR, from the coding sequence GTGAAGCCCTTCGAGCTGTTTTCCAACGCGGTCCGGGCCAAGGAGATCGCGGCCGTTCTGGTGCGGAACGGCTTCGCCGATCTTCTGCAGCGCGCCAACCCGCCTCCGTGGTTGCTTCACCTGCTGGACTCCAGTCCGCGTCCCCGTCGCAGTATCTGGGAGCGGGTCCGCATCGTGGCGGAAGAACTGGGGCCGACTTCGGTCAAGCTCGGACAAATGATGAGCATGCGTCCGGACCTCTTTCCGGAAGAATTGGTCCATGAACTGCGCAAGCTGCAGGATGCGGTCCGGGCGGAGCCCTTTGAGGTCATGGGACCGGTCCTCGAGGAGGACCTGGGCATGCCGATCGATGAATTCTTCTCCGAATTTGACCGCACCCCGGTGGCGAGTGCCTCGATCGGTCAGGTCTACCGTGCGCGGATGCGATCCAGCGGGGTGGAAGTGGCGGTCAAGGTGCAGCGGCCGTCCATCGCCCGGCGGATCGAGGCGGATTTCGACATCCTTTACTGGTTTGCCGAGAAGGTGCACGAGGGCGTGGCGGACCTCAAACCCTACGACCTCCCGGGCATCCTCCAGGAGCTGCGCCGTGCGGTCAACCGCGAGCTCGATTACCGCAACGAGGCACGCAACGCGCTCTTCTTTAATATCCAAAATCCGGATACCGAGCATGTCTTCGCCCCGAGAGTCTACGAGGATTACTCGACCGAAACGATCCTCATCACCGAGTGGGTGGACGGGGTCCGGATCGAGGATCTGCCCGTCCCCTCGGAGCTGGCCTCGTCCATCGCCCTGCACGGTGCGCATTCACTCTTCAACCAGGTCCTCATCCAGGGTTTCTTTCACGCCGATCCGCATGCGGGGAATCTCAAGGTCACGCGTGACGGGCGGCTCTGCTTTCTCGACTGGGGCCAGGCCGGCCAGCTGACCCGGCAGATGCGGTTCGACCTGATCGACCTCTTCGGTGCTTTCCTCAAGGGCGATGCGGAGCAGGTTGCGCGGATCGCCGCCGACCTGCCGCGATCGAGCGGCCGCTTCAATCGCTCGGCCATCGAGAAGGAGATCATGTTTGCCATCCGGGAAAACTTCAATCCCGAGACGGGCAAGGGGCAGGTCGGCCGGGCCCTTCTGCGGATGTTCCACATCTTCGGCCAGAACGGGATTGCGGTGGGCCGGGACTACTCGCTCATGGCCAAGGCGATCCTCTCGATCGAGGAAGCCGGTTTGACTCTCGAGCCAGGCTTCAGTTTCAACCGGGTCTTTCAGCCGGTGCTGGCGGACGTCCATCGGGAGCGTCGCCGGCCGTTCGGCGTGCTCAAGGGGCTTCAACGCTCCTTCATGGTCGGGCTGACCCGGATGCAGGACATCCCGGCCGAGTTGCACCGCATCCTCAAGCGGATTGAGTCGGATGACATCACGGTCAATTTCCAGCATCGAGGGCTCGAGGACCTGGATGAAGCGCTCAATGAGGCTTCGAACAAAATCACGCTCGGGGTGATCCTGGCCGCCCTGCTGGTCGCTTCCTCCCTCATCATCACGACCGGGATCAAACCCCTGCTCTTCGGCTACCCGGCGCTCGGAATGGTCGGTTACCTCCTGTCCGCCATCGTGGGAATCTGGACGGTTTACGACATTCTGCGCAGCGGAAAGAAGCGCTGA
- the gdhA gene encoding NADP-specific glutamate dehydrogenase: MKGYLSSVFKTVRKRNPQEPLFLQAVHEVLASLEPVLAEHPEIEETAILERLTEPERQIIFRVAWQDDNGDIQVNRGYRLGFSSALGPYKGGLRFHPSVDLGTIKFLAFEQIFKNSLTGLSIGGGKGGADFDPKGKSDCEIMRFCQAFMSELFRYVGFQTDVPAGDIGVGSREIGYLFGQYKKLTNRFEPGVLTGKEPGLGGSLGRKEATGFGTVYFAAEMLKTRNQKIEGKTCLVSGSGNVALYCIRKLNDLGARVVACSDSSGVAYDPDGIDFDILKAVKEIERLRISEYVKRRPRAEFRPDARIWEIPCDMAFPCATQNELNQKDAEALAGHKCQLVAEGANMPSTPDAIEVFRKAGMLYGPAKAANAGGVAVSALEMRQNASQEQWTFRTVDQQLKKIMASIHNDCARVALRYHRKEDYAFGANVAGFLRVAEAVKAYGVV; this comes from the coding sequence ATGAAAGGCTATCTCTCCAGTGTCTTCAAAACCGTCAGGAAACGAAACCCACAGGAGCCTCTTTTCCTTCAGGCTGTCCACGAAGTGCTCGCTTCACTCGAACCGGTGCTGGCCGAACACCCCGAGATCGAGGAGACCGCCATCCTGGAACGCCTGACCGAGCCGGAGCGGCAGATCATTTTCCGGGTGGCCTGGCAGGACGACAACGGGGACATCCAGGTCAATCGCGGCTATCGGCTCGGCTTCAGCAGCGCCCTCGGACCCTACAAGGGCGGACTCCGCTTTCACCCCTCCGTCGATCTCGGGACGATCAAGTTCCTCGCCTTTGAGCAGATATTCAAGAACAGCCTGACGGGGCTCTCCATCGGTGGGGGCAAGGGCGGCGCGGACTTCGATCCCAAGGGAAAGTCCGACTGTGAGATCATGCGCTTCTGCCAGGCCTTCATGAGCGAGCTCTTCCGCTACGTCGGCTTCCAGACCGATGTCCCGGCCGGCGACATCGGGGTCGGCTCAAGGGAAATCGGATATCTGTTCGGCCAATACAAGAAACTGACCAACCGGTTCGAACCGGGCGTCCTCACCGGAAAGGAACCGGGCCTGGGCGGATCGCTCGGCCGCAAGGAGGCCACCGGTTTCGGCACCGTTTACTTTGCCGCAGAGATGCTCAAGACCCGGAATCAGAAAATCGAGGGCAAGACCTGCCTGGTTTCCGGCTCGGGCAATGTCGCCCTCTACTGCATCCGGAAACTGAACGATCTCGGGGCCAGAGTGGTCGCCTGCTCCGACTCGAGCGGCGTCGCCTACGATCCCGACGGGATCGATTTCGACATCCTCAAGGCAGTCAAGGAGATCGAACGCCTGCGGATCAGCGAATACGTCAAGCGTCGCCCCCGGGCCGAGTTTCGACCGGACGCCCGCATCTGGGAAATCCCCTGCGACATGGCCTTCCCCTGCGCCACCCAGAACGAGCTCAACCAGAAGGATGCCGAAGCCCTGGCCGGGCATAAGTGCCAACTGGTGGCTGAGGGAGCCAATATGCCCTCCACCCCGGACGCGATCGAGGTCTTCCGAAAGGCCGGCATGCTCTATGGACCGGCCAAGGCCGCCAATGCCGGCGGCGTGGCCGTCTCCGCCCTCGAGATGCGCCAGAACGCCTCCCAGGAACAGTGGACTTTCCGCACGGTCGACCAGCAACTCAAGAAGATCATGGCTTCCATCCACAACGACTGCGCCCGGGTGGCCCTGCGCTACCACCGCAAGGAGGATTACGCCTTCGGAGCCAACGTGGCCGGTTTCCTCCGGGTGGCCGAGGCGGTCAAGGCCTACGGCGTGGTCTAG